In Neomonachus schauinslandi chromosome 6, ASM220157v2, whole genome shotgun sequence, a genomic segment contains:
- the LOC110589396 gene encoding LOW QUALITY PROTEIN: SNW domain-containing protein 1-like (The sequence of the model RefSeq protein was modified relative to this genomic sequence to represent the inferred CDS: inserted 1 base in 1 codon; substituted 2 bases at 2 genomic stop codons), whose translation METGRSRWKKRKKITLTSFLPAPTQLSQDQLEAEERARSQRSRQTSLVSSRREPPSXGYRKGWIPRLLEDFGDGGAFPEIHVAQYPLDMGRKKKMXNALAIQVDAEGKIKYDAIARQGHSKDKVIYSKYTDLVPKEVMKADDPDLQRPDEEAIKEITEKTRVALEKCVSQKVAVAMPVRAADKLAPAQYIRYTPSQQGVAFNSGAKQRVIRMVEMQKDPTEPPRFKINKKIPRGPPSPPAPVMHSPSRKMTMKEQQKWKIPPCTSNWKNAKGYTIPXDKRLAVDGRGLQTVHINENFAKLAKALYIADRKAPEAVQMRAQVERKMAQEEKEKHEEKLREMAQKARERRAGIKTHVKKEDGEAHERDEIRHDRRKERQHNRNLSRAVPDKRSKLQRNENRDISEVIALGVPNPQMSNEVQYDQRLFNQSKGMDSGFAGGEDEIYNVYDQAWRGGKDMAQNIYRPSKNLDKDMYGDDLEARIKTNRFVPNKEFSGSDHRQRGREGPVQFEEDPFGLDKFLEEAKQHGGSKRPSDSSRPKEHEHEGKKRRKE comes from the exons atggaaactgGTCGCTCACGCTGGAAGAAGCGGAAGAAGATCACACTCACCAGCTTTTTACCTGCACCTACTCAGCTATCTCAGGACCAGCTTGAGGCTGAAGAAAGGGCAAGATCCCAGAGATCACGACAGACCTCACTGGTCTCCTCCCGAAGAGAACCTCCCTCATAGGGGTACCGGAAAGGCTGGATACCTCGGTTATTAGAGGATTTTGGAGATGGAGGTGCTTTTCCAGAGATCCATGTGGCCCAGTATCCACTGGATATGGGgcgaaagaaaaaaa tcaatgcaCTGGCCATTCAGGTGGAtgctgaaggaaaaattaaatatgatgcaATTGCTCGGCAAGGACACTCAAAAGACAAGGTCATTTATAGCAAGTATACTGACCTGGTTCCCAAGGAAGTCATGAAGGCAGATGACCCAGACCTGCAAAGACCTGATGAAGAAGCCATTAAAGAGATAACAGAAAAGACAAGGGTAGCCTTAGAAAAATGTGTATCACAGAAGGTTGCTGTAGCCATGCCAGTTCGAGCTGCTGATAAACTGGCTCCTGCTCAATATATTCGATACACACCATCTCAACAAGGAGTGGCTTTCAACTCTGGAGCTAAACAGAGAGTTATTCGGATGGTGGAAATGCAGAAAGATCCAACGGAGCCTCCAAGGTTCAAGATTAATAAGAAAATTCCCCGAGGACCACCTTCCCCTCCTGCACCTGTCATGCATTCTCCTAGCCGAAAGATGACCATGAAGGAACAACAAAAGTGGAAGATCCCTCCTTGCACTTCAAACTGGAAAAATGCAAAGGGGTATACAATTCCATGAGACAAACGTCTGGCTGTTGATGGAAGAGGCCTGCAGACAGTTCACATCAATGAGAACTTTGCCAAGCTGGCCAAAGCCCTCTATATTGCTGATCGGAAGGCTCCTGAAGCTGTACAAATGCGTGCTCAAGTAGAGAGAAAGATGGctcaagaagaaaaggagaaacatgaAGAGAAACTTAGAGAAATGGCCCAGAAAGCCAGGGAGAGAAGAGCTGGGATCAAAACCCATGTGAAAAAAGAGGATGGGGAGGCACATGAGAGGGATGAAATCCGGCATGACAGGCgaaaagagagacagcacaacagGAATCTTTCCAGGGCAGTTCCTGATAAGAGGTCAAAactacagagaaatgaaaatcgaGATATCAGTGAAGTCATTGCTCTTGGTGTGCCCAATCCTCAGATGTCCAATGAAGTTCAGTATGACCAAAGGCTTTTCAACCAGTCCAAGGGTATGGACAGTGGTTTTGCAGGTGGAGAAGATGAAATTTACAACGTTTATGATCAAGCCTGGAGAGGTGGTAAAGATATGGCCCAGAATATTTACAGGCCTAGTAAAAATCTGGACAAGGACATGTATGGTGATGACCTAGAAGCCAGAATAAAGACCAACAGATTTGTTCCCAATAAGGAGTTTTCTGGTTCAGACCATAGGCAAAGAGGACGAGAAGGACCAGTTCAGTTTGAGGAAGATCCTTTTGGTTTGGACAAGTTTTTGGAAGAAGCCAAACAGCACGGTGGCTCTAAAAGACCCTCAGATAGCAGCCGCCCCAAGGAACATGAGCATGAAggcaagaagaggaggaaggagtag